From a region of the Phragmites australis chromosome 21, lpPhrAust1.1, whole genome shotgun sequence genome:
- the LOC133903363 gene encoding F-box/kelch-repeat protein SKIP11-like: MDLCNKGEDMSLQGGDSCLAPRALRGRCEPESQWAEGLLGGAGHKRHSPEDSEEEVQDLDEADGCGGGKRSKPSSPQPHTPDIREAHAPCRRRAVVAGGRGNLIGEIGRDLSINCLLRLSRSEYGSVALLSQDFRSVVRGGEIYRLRRQNNISEHWVYFSCNVLEWDAYDPYRERWISVPKMPPDECFMCSDKESMAVGTELLVFGMAHIVFRYSILTNSWTRGEVMNSPRCLFGSASVGEKAYVAGGTDSRGRILSSAELYNSETHSWMPLPSMNRARKNCSGVFMDGKFYVIGGVTNNNKVLTCGEEYDVQSQSWKVIENMSEGLNGVSGAPPLIAVVKNELYAADYSEKDVKKYDKQNNKWITLGKLPERSVSMNGWGLAFRAFGERLIVIGGPRTSVGGTIELNSWIPDDKPPVWNLIARRQSGNFVYNCAVMGC, from the coding sequence ATGGATCTCTGCAACAAGGGAGAGGACATGTCGCTGCAAGGCGGGGACTCCTGCCTCGCGCCCCGCGCTTTGCGGGGCCGCTGCGAGCCGGAGTCGCAGTGGGCAGAGGGGCTCCTCGGCGGCGCTGGCCACAAGCGACACTCGCCGGAAGACTCCGAGGAGGAGGTCCAGGACCTGGACGAGGCCGACGGCTGCGGAGGTGGCAAGCGTAGCAAGCCGTCGTCCCCGCAGCCGCACACCCCTGATATCCGTGAGGCGCATGCcccctgccgccgccgtgcgGTGGTGGCCGGCGGTAGGGGTAACCTCATAGGGGAAATCGGCCGTGACCTGTCCATCAACTGCCTCCTCCGGCTGTCCCGGTCGGAGTATGGCTCAGTGGCTTTGTTGAGCCAGGATTTCCGGTCTGTGGTGCGTGGAGGGGAGATCTACCGGCTGCGGCGGCAGAATAATATCTCTGAGCATTGGGTGTATTTCTCCTGCAATGTTTTGGAGTGGGATGCATATGACCCGTACCGTGAGCGCTGGATCTCGGTGCCCAAGATGCCGCCTGACGAGTGCTTCATGTGCTCAGACAAGGAGTCGATGGCTGTGGGCACCGAGCTGCTCGTGTTTGGGATGGCACACATTGTCTTCAGATACAGCATACTGACAAACTCTTGGACACGAGGCGAAGTGATGAACTCGCCTCGGTGTCTGTTTGGGTCAGCAAGTGTCGGGGAGAAGGCATATGTTGCTGGCGGCACTGATTCTCGTGGCAGGATACTCAGCTCAGCAGAGCTATACAACTCCGAAACACATTCATGGATGCCCCTCCCTAGCATGAATAGGGCACGAAAGAATTGCTCTGGGGTGTTCATGGATGGCAAGTTTTATGTTATAGGTggcgtgaccaacaacaacaaggTCTTGACCTGCGGTGAAGAGTATGACGTACAGAGCCAGTCTTGGAAGGTGATTGAGAACATGTCTGAGGGTCTCAATGGAGTGAGTGGTGCACCCCCACTTATTGCAGTTGTGAAGAATGAGCTGTACGCAGCTGATTACAGCGAGAAGGATGTGAAGAAGTACGATAAGCAGAATAATAAATGGATCACACTTGGTAAATTGCCAGAGCGATCTGTGTCCATGAATGGCTGGGGTCTTGCATTCAGGGCATTTGGTGAGAGGCTGATTGTCATTGGTGGCCCAAGAACTTCCGTTGGGGGCACGATTGAGCTCAACTCCTGGATCCCGGATGACAAGCCACCTGTGTGGAATTTGATTGCCAGACGGCAATCCGGGAACTTTGTGTATAATTGTGCTGTGATGGGCTGCTGA